TCTTGGGTTTTCGTTCCCCCAGATTCTGCAGTTATGGGTGTTCACTTTaccactgatatgaaaggtactctcatcactgaagattattgaGTTCAGGAAGGTCTCATCTTCCCCCATTCGATCCAACATTACAGCACAGAATTCTCCACGAGGAGCTTTATCTAAATCAGTGATATGTTGTACCATCGTAAGTCTGTATGGTTTTAAGTGCAAACGTCTCCGTAGCACTCGCCAAACTGTCTTTTATGGAATTCCAGTCTCCACAGCTGCACGCCGCGTTGATTTTTTAGGACTACGGGCAAAGGTTTCCCTGACCTGTTCGACAGTAGCATCACTAACCTGTGGGCGACCTGGCGATTTCTCATGACGAACACAACAACCTGTCTCGACAAAATTCTTGTGCCAGCTGTAAATAGAAGGCCTGCTTGGAGGGTCTCTTCCGTATTCTGTGCGAAATCTACGCTGAACACTTGTAGCAGAGTTTGTTTCATGAAACAGTAACACACAGCGAGCACGTTCCGCACCAGTGAAAGTAGCCATTTTAGTACAGACGAAGCTGGAGCTCGCAGTGGCGGTGCTTGGTACTACAGCACTACGGGagtcaaacttgaagtaatttcctacaaaatgacacatatatcaagtctgtaagtaaagtcaataaataaatatatatatatatatatatatatatatatatatatatatatataatttaaaagttgtaaagtccttttagactcaccagGTATACTGGTAATCTGCAACACTGATAGCTGATAAATTATTGTCGTATTGAGTTTGGTTTCTCTCTAAAAATAATTCCTGCCCAAAAAGGTAACTAGGGAGATATAATAAAACGAGACagtgaactatttaaaaaacggTTTAATAATATCCAATCATTCTGGCAGTAGTCCCTTCTATCGAGGTACTGTTTTGAAATCTACTCACCGCCACGTACACGGAGTTGGGGCGTGCTCCGGTCAGATCTAGAAAACTTTTAGCGCTCTTCGGCATGGTGTTTCCCTGCATCTGATATATGTTCTCCGATAAGAACGGCACAAAAGGCATGACGGGTAGTTTTCTTTCTCCCGTCATCGAAGAAATGTGTTCTGTCATACTGAGAGAACACCAAAGTATCGAACGTCAGTAGTTCTGCCACGCTCACTGGTAACTGTGCTCGTGTGGTGCGCGATCCTCAGTCCCAACATTCCTCCACCTCTTTCGGCGTGGTGAGCACCTGGTGGCGGCTTGGCGGAGGCGGCCCCGGGCAGACTATCAGCTCCGTTAACCTCCTCTGAGTCTCGTTGGATATTTGGCCTCGTGTAAGAGTGTTTGCGGCTGAGCTTTCAGAAATGTGTTCTATCATAACAGTTTAAACAACACCAATCTGTTCATCGAGTTTTATCAGTTCTACTCTGTACTCTAACTTAAGCTCGTCTTCCGGCACCGGTCCAGTTTGGAAACCAATCTCGAAGCACGGTGTAATGTGTTAATGTCTTTCTCGGGTATCTGGTCCTGGGATTTCGTGTTTTCATCCTTGATGGCAGTTACTACACCACCGCCGATTGGTTTTGGCGGCACTCGTCTATTACACAAGTGTAATATCTGGCAGTGGCGTCTGGACTTAGTATGACGTTTCCAATTCACTTTATTCACGACGACACCACACAATTTGCACGCAAGACGTCCCTTCCCAAGTTCCGAGTATTGCATTTTCTTGTCGCTTAGTTGAAAATCAAAATCCATACGGGCGCTGGGAATAACGGAACAGAACTGTACGACCACCGACCGTAACTCTTATTATATAGGAAATTGAAACTGATTCACCCCCCTCTCCAACCACGATTCGGTAACCCGAACACTCCTCGGGAGCTTGACTTCGGTTACACAAAgaggaatattatttaatattttcgatCGGTTTACCGATCTGTGAGAATGTTTTTATATAGAATCTGGTTGATATTCAGGTAAGTGCATTTAAGACAAAGGTTGTTGTTCTTTTACGTTAAGTAAATTTACGTCAAAGAATATTAGCAGtcggtttaaaactaaaattttgttgatttaatacatttcaaaagtGTTCTGTACCTTTGTTTCTGGTTTACGAGATTTATTTGGATTAATATTGTAGAATACTAGAAATGAataaaagttaagttaaatttcCCTTTATACCGTCCGTAACAGACTTGTCAATTTTACGTTTGTAtgtatagttttcttttttttcgcCAATATTAGACAGGCTAAAGAATTATTATTCGTACAGCGCCGATGTGCACTGGTTTCTGGTTGCTGCACAGATTACAAACATCGAaggtttatttttacactttttctataaatggaaaagacatttactcaagaaaatattccaaacatTACGCTTCATAATTATCCAacataataaacagaaaaagGAAATTATCGTGCAGGACACTGTGACTTTTCTGCCAACCACAtacatctttataaaatatttagtgtttgcTAACTGTTCGTTACAATTTTCATTTGCTACACCAAAATGAAGAGATATTAAGACAGCTTTAGCAGACAGGTTAAgcattttgtatttagttttactatattCTGTATGATAATACAAGTTACGGCCACATACACGGAGTTGGTAATGTTTTACTGTACATGCCAAATGGTCAGAGTATTGTTCAGTGTGCTTACACAGTTTACAAGTTGTACTGTTAGCCGTGAATACCAGAATTCACTTGCACAGTATATCAACATTATGCATGCAAATGATCTCTAGTGAGCGTGTGAGCGTATGCCAagcatgcaccattatcgaactcaatgttgcctatgtTAATTTTTCTCGAGATAACATCAGTTGTAAcaaattaattcaagacagcgtAACTTagtcaatttataaacaaaatacacaaaggtgttaaaattattataatttgctcaaataataattttgaaataagagaaatatatacaattacatacgTTGTGGCAGATGTTCAAATAGGTTGGTGCACAAAGTACCCGTTCCATTTCAGAAATCCAATACTCTTGGCAGTGAAGTCGGGGATCGACATGACCAACCCGAGGCACAAACCGCTCGTCATGCCATCGTCCATGAGAGTGTGGACCGAAGTAGACACGCAGGCGTCCACCTAGTTGGAGCATCCCGGAAAATATGATCCTACAATGATCCGGACACCTTCACTgcgataaatataaattaagacaaTTATAGACcgacaattttatattatgtttgctaaagctatttatcaaatataactaTACTGAAAACAGTATCTAATTATTTGAACACATAGAATAGTAACTCACGGAGTTAGTGATGAAATGACGGTGGCCAGGATTACTGGCTATTAGAACCGAGAGGAGAGTAATTAATATGTTGACGCGACCGCAGAGATTTAATACGCAGTGACAGGAGTAAAACTGGAAGAATTTACACGTGAGTTATTCCGCATCCTTGTTCGTTACGGCCTGCAATATAGATTTTAACGCAAAAAATACCGGTCGTCTGAACGGCTGTCGAACACTCCCATAATCCCTGTTGGTAGCCGTGGACGGACGTTTGCTGGACCGCTCACTTTTACTGCCACCTTCTCCACAATGGCTTTGGGGGGCACCCGCGACGAACACGCGGAATTCTTCGACCATCATCGATACGATGGTCGATGTTTCTAGCATGTGTGTCAACGCGACGTGTTCCTTTTTTATTGCGAGAGGCTTCAAGGTGGGTCGCCGCGCAATTGCCGCATCTCCGAACGAAAGGTCCAACAGAGTCGCGGCACTCAACAACGATTTCACTTCCCGCGCCGCGTTCGATCCGTGCGATCTTCTGTTGCGATTATTAAACGCGGCCAAGAGAGACCTTTCTAAGAGACGTGTGTTAGTCGACACATTTCCAAATACAGAGTCAAAATGCATTTCAATTGTCATCGGCCTGGCCATGATGGACGGTGTGGTGATTGAGAAACCGGTGACACGGTCACGGAATGCCAACAGTTTTTCACGGTCGCTAGCATCCCACGTCCTGTGTAGTCGCACTTCGGACGCCGTTAGAGTCGTGTATAGTAAAACTAGATCGTTCTTTTGATTTCTACTGACGCGGCCAATGTTTTCCGCGATTTCCACCATGTATCTGAAAGCGGAAAAATCGCGAAGAGCACGACCATTACGCCTGTACGTGACGAAAAACGGTTCCGTAGATGTAGAACCCTCCCGACGGGAGTCAGTATACTCAAAATATCCTGACGCGCGTTCCAAACCGAGTCTCAACATCTCTACTATGACATTCTCCTCGTCGGTCTCATACGGTCCGGTAAACAGTCGTAACAAGACGCTGAAGATAGGACCAAACGATAACGTCACATCCCTCGATGACCATAGGTTTGCTATATCCAAATCGTCTACCAAACATCCTAAATGTTTTGTGACCATTCTCTGAATGTGGATCCCTTTGCATTCCCGTTGCCAAGAACTATTTCTAGTGTAGTAGTCGGTGCCCCCGAATTTAACACAGCTTTCGATCGGTTCACGAACTCCCCTGACGTCGAGTCTATCATAGTCCTCAATACCTTTCTCATGCGCACAGAGAGCGTAATCGAATATGAAAAATACCGTCGGTTGCGCGTAAACTTCAGATTACGTGTGTTTCCGGTACACGCACATTCTTACGAGATCGTGTGTCACACCGCGTGTAACTTCTGTTCAGACGCTGTCCTTAGCACTCATCAAATGGAAGTATACACTGTCCCACCCGCCAAATTGGCATCTCTGTCTCGTACTCTCGGTTCGGCGATAGAGCAAAATATTGTAGTGTCCGACAAGCTGGTGCCGTTGGACGTTAGCAACGACCGAGGTGAGCGGTACTCTGCTGTAGAGTACTACCGTTTCAAACAGTTCTATTACAGCTTGGCACATGGTCAAGACAATAAATGGGGTCTGAAACTGGCCCCTGGCGGATCTCTAGAGACGCACCTCCGACGCTGGAACATGATGTTGCGCGAGGAATTGAGACGGTGGGACTGAGAGTTCGGTGTTAGGTCAGTAGGCTCCTCGCGAGAGGAGTTGTTGAATGGCAAAATTATGCCATGTACGCCATGAGTCCCTGTATACTGAACGTCGGTGGCGCCAGTGACTCCGGGTTGGTAGCTTCAAAGGACCATTACGTGTTGGACACGCTAATGAAAAAGTACGATACATCTACGTTCGATTTGGACGGGTGTTTAGAAGATCGCGATGACACGACTTTACTCGCGGCCACCACTGTTTCCTTAAACAACGTATTTGTATTGACACGAGAATGGTATAGCTCCTCATTGCAGTTGGAACACAACAAATTCTTCCAATCGGTCATGACGTGAACGGCTGTTATCGTATCTATGTACTTTTTAAAGCTTTTGTTAACTTTTTCTGATCGATTTATGTTTTTtgctatatacatatttaacatcTATAATCAATCCTTTGTTTCTGGGCAGGCGGGGGCAAAATTAAAAAACCACATAAGCCAATATGGTGAAACCGTCATTAAAAACCATATATTGTGTACTGTTTTGTCAATATTGAGGAAATAATTATCATATCTATTTAACCACTAATGAATGTAACTTAATATggaaagggaaaaaattaaacagtagATACATAACACTCGTTTATTTACTTAACAGATAAACGTTTGAAAAAACAGTCACTAGTAATCTTCCAATCTTCGTCGACTGGTCGAGATTTTCCTCAAAGCTTCTCTTGAAGAATGATGAATCACCGGACTACGGTAGTCACTAgagaacagaaataaaataatgatattttactaATGGTGTGATCATAATCTCTGCTTCAATTACATAAATAGTATGCTTctataacaaaaatagtaaaagggATGAAGTgaagaacattattttacataacgTAGTGTAACCCAGTCACTGGACTACGGGTATTGACTGGAGAATAGAAATAGAATTTCAGATACGACTCATGGTGTGATCATAAGTTTCTTTGCTTCtattacaaaaacagtaaaagagatattgtgaaaaacaaaaaataactgcCAATTGACTTATCATAACCTCTCGGTccatataaatacagtattaatgGTTTTATAGTACCAGGTGTAATGACACGTACTTACAGGGACTTTTGCCGAGAGAGCAGTGATCAGCTATCTGACGGAGTTCTCAAAGTCGAGCCTTTTGCCGAGAGAGCAGTGATCAGCGACCTGACGGAGTTCTGAACGTCCAAGAGTATGTTGACGTGGTCATCGGCCACCATCAGGGTGTATTATGTCCAGTCTTCTGATGCCCAGTCACTTATTCAGCACATCTGCTTTTACGGGATTTGTGACCACTACATCTCGGCCGGCAGTGAACAGAGGCGGGGTGTATCTCACGAGTTGGCACTCGTCAATCGAACCATCGTCGCAGTGGATGACATGTATGTAACGCGTCTTGGCCCCGTCCCTCCTTGACTGCGGGTTCTCTTCGGGTGGTTGCTTGACGGTGATACAGGCGACCGGTGTTGAGTGACATTTTGCAGCAAATTCCTCAATGGCGTACCCGTCCCAAGACGACAGTAGTTGTACGTCGACGAACACAGGTGATGATATCATCTCCGTCATCGCTTTCACGGCTTCGTGGAAGCGTTGAACATCGGGCGGTATATTGTTCCTCTCCACTGGTAGGTGTTCGGAAAGCCTCTCCGATAGCAAATCTCTGATCGTTTCCATGACGCCTGGTACAGGTAGTTCTCGTTCCTTACCGTATCTAATCAGATTATCTAAGAACGCAGTCGCTGATAATATGATGGCGTTCacctgaaattttatataaacatcagaatctttaatataactaattatattaaattctataATCTAATTATAGTTATGAAATGAGTGTCTATGGTACAACTTCAAAAAATATTGACATGGTCCTAAAAATACAAATAGGCAATTAGGACAACACttaatttagattaatttgaAAACCCCCGTAAACACCTGTTTTCTGATCTAAAcatgttattagtttataatcattatgtatttcaaacaataacatacacaaaatataatacaaaggCAAAAGCCATAACTCTTGAGTATAATACCAAGATCAGGTCAGTCCTTGAGGAGATTTTCCTACTAACCAACTACTAATTCGTTTATTCAAAAATCGATACCCCATCACCACTGAGAAATGAATACAacgtctttaattttaataactcctCTAGACTAGTCTGTTTCAACTGTCGACTCAAAATGAAACgtgtatattaaaaactattaaatcaatCCGAAGCACTGAAttatgaacaaaatgtattacacacTACTCCATGGAGATGAGTGGGTGTGATCACAGTTGATGTAGAGAAGGTGAGAAGCGACTGAAGACTGACTTCAGTTGTAGAATACAAGCAACTTTTATAGTATTATGTAAACCTTGGAATGTGGAAGGAAACGGGGTACCGATCCATAGACTTGTGTTGTGTGTACCTAACTAATCGTATGACCAACCACCGCCCACTATAAGTCGTCATTCGGTAACCCGAACACAACGTGGTTCACTGCCGGCACAGTGACTGTTGGTATCGGTTAAACGAATAggaattcattttatatttcaatcgGTTTACCGATCTGCGagaatgctaaattttttaatatacttgtgtgtgtataatatatatatatgtgtgtgtgtgtggtgcgtgcgtgcgtgtgtgtgtgtgtgtgtaaaagcGGACTCATGCGTTACCACTCCCGTGAGCgacctcttgcagaacgcagacCGACTACCATACACGTAAGTGCATATTAATTATAAGAGAATAAATTGGTTCTGGTTTTATTGGGATTGAACAATTGACATTCAATTGTTTCTTTTTACAGATTCGTAATGGCTCAATGTGATCCGTGCCTGAAGATATGTGACTGTGTGAAGAAGGCGAGGGACAGGGACGGAGTGTTCTACGCGCTGTGCTGCAAGTGTACGGAAAAACATCAATATTTCCGGCGATTCTCTGGCAAACGGAGGATCGCGTATGCCGATTGCGAGCACAACGCAAGGCCGGACGGGCGGAGTGTGTTTCTCTGCCGTTACGACCCACGCCACGTCGTACAATACAACATCGGTGCACACGAGGTTCCGTTGCTCGTCAAATAAATCGAACAACGCTCCGTCCTCGCCTCGTCCCGCCTATCGTCGCGAGCCACTTCATGAGTGTTGGGATGAGGTCTGCGAAGACACCGGCCACGATCACAGCCGGCGATAGACAGCTCCCGTATATGATTAGGGTTGTTTAATTTCTCCAGTTCTTACTAAGCATTTTTGTAGTTTTagcttttgttttttaataaataatgttttttgacaAGATAAATGTGTGCTTTTTCCAACTAGAACCATGACAAAAGTCTGTGATCACGGTGATCAGAACTGTACTCCTTTGGCACGTTgttagg
The Homalodisca vitripennis isolate AUS2020 chromosome 4, UT_GWSS_2.1, whole genome shotgun sequence DNA segment above includes these coding regions:
- the LOC124360256 gene encoding uncharacterized protein LOC124360256, coding for METIRDLLSERLSEHLPVERNNIPPDVQRFHEAVKAMTEMISSPVFVDVQLLSSWDGYAIEEFAAKCHSTPVACITVKQPPEENPQSRRDGAKTRYIHVIHCDDGSIDECQLVRYTPPLFTAGRDVVVTNPVKADVLNK